In Pseudomonadota bacterium, the DNA window TGAAGCACCTGACGGAGATTGGCGCCGGGGCGTTCATCGGCTCCAACTCCGCGCTGGTGGCGCCGGTCAAGGTCGGCGATGGCGCGATTGTCGGCGCGGGCAGCACGATCACCCGCGACGTCGCCGATGACGCGCTCTCCATCACCCGGCCCGAGCAGGTGACCCGCGAAGGCTTCGCCTCGCTCTATCGCGAACACAAGGCCGCCGAGAAGGCGCGCCGCAAGAAAGAGGGATAACCGGCTATGTGCGGCATAATTGGGATCATCGGCACACGCGAAGCAGCCCCCATTCTGGTCGACGGTCTGAAGCGCCTGGAGTACCGGGGCTACGACTCCGCTGGTATCGCGACCCTTGTGAACAGCCACATTGAGGGCTGCCGCGCGCCAGGCAAGCTTGCCAATCTGGAGGCCAAGCTGTTGGTCGATCCGGTGCCCGGTACAGTCGGTATCGGCCATACCCGCTGGGCGACCCACGGCGAGCCGACCGAGACCAACGCCCATCCGCACATGACCGAGAAGGTGGCGGTCGTCCACAACGGCATCATCGAGAACTTCCGCGAACTGCGCGACGAGTTGATCGCCGAAGGCCGCAACTTCCAGAGCGACACGGATACGGAGGTCGTCCCCCAGCTCATTACCCATTTGATGCAGCAGGGCCGTACCGCGCGCGAGGCGGTCGCCGAGGCGCTGCCGCGTCTGCGCGGCGCCTTTGCCCTTGGCATCCTGGTCGCCGGCGAGGATCAGATCATGATCGGCGCGCGGCGCGGCAGCCCGCTGGCCGTCGGCTGGGGGGACGGGGAAATGTTCCTGGCGTCCGATGCCCTGGCGCTTGCGCCCTATACCCAGCGCGTGTCGTACCTGGAGGACGATGACTGGGTCGAGGTCACGAGAGAAGGCGCCACGGTCTTCGATGGTACCGGCAACCAGGTCGAGCGGCCGGTGATTGTGACCCAACTGTCGGGTGCCGCGATCGGCAAAGGCAACTATCGCCACTTCATGGCGAAGGAAATCCACGAGCAGCCGGAAGTCGTGGGCCAGACGTTGCACGCCTATTACGACGCGCTGAACGATCGCGCGGAGTTTCCAGGCCTGGATATCGACCTGTTCGAGGTGCCGAAGATCACGCTCGTCGCCTGCGGCACGGCCTCGCTGGCCGCGCTGACGGCGAAGTACTGGCTGGAGAGCCTTGCCCGCATTCCCGTCGAGGTCGATGTCGCCTCGGAGTTCCGCTATCGCCAGGCGCCGATGCCGAAGGGCGGCATGGCGCTCTTCGTGTCACAGTCGGGCGAGACCGCTGACACGCTGGCCGCGCTGCGTTACGCGCGTGAGCAGGACCAGTACATCGTCACCCTGACCAACACACCGACCAGCACCATGGCGCGCGAATCCGACCATGTTCTGCTGACCCGCGCTGGGCCGGAGATCGGTGTCGCGGCGACCAAGACCTTCACCTGCCAGCTCGTTGTCCTGGCGACGCTCGCTGTCGTCGCCGCAGAGGCGCGGGGGACGATTGACCGTGGCGAGGCGGCGAAGAAGCTCGCCGCGCTCGGCGATCTGCCCTCGGCCATGAGCGAGGTCCTGAAAAGCGAGGCCGCAATCGAAGAGGTCGCGCGCTCCCTGAACGAGGCCCGAGACGTGCTTTATCTGGGGCGTGGTCCGAGCTACCCGATTGCCCTTGAGGGCGCGCTGAAGCTGAAGGAAATCTCCTATATCCACGCCGAGGGTTATGCCTCGGGCGAGATGAAGCACGGGCCGATCGCGCTGATCGACGAGCATGTGCCGGTCATCGTGATCGCGCCGTCGGACGAGCTCTTCGAAAAGAGCGTGTCCAATCTGGAGGAAGTCGCCGCGCGTAAGGGCCGGATCATCCTGATTACCGATGAAGCCGGCGCCCAGGCGGCCGGCGGTTCGGCCGAGCACGTCATCACCGTGCCCCAGGTCGACCCCTTCGTGTCGCCGCTGGTAACCTGCTTGCCCGTGCAGCTCTTGTCCTATCACGCAGCGGTGCTGCGCGGCACCGATGTCGATCAGCCGCGCAACCTCGCCAAGAGCGTTACGGTCGAATAGGTCAGTCGGTCAGCAGCCTGACTGGTCGCGGCTGCCGTCCGGTAACACCGTGTGGCACAGGACTGCGCCCGTTAGGGCACCGGCATCGAGCGTTGCACCCTTGAGTTCGGCGAAGCTCAAATCGGCGCCCTCGAAGGTGACGCCTGTGAGGATGGCGTTGTTAAGGATCGTGCCTTCCATGCCTGCGAAGGTCATATCGGCGCCTGACAAGTTGGCGCCGGTCATGTCGGCGCCGCCGACATTGGCGTTGGCGAGATCGGCATTGGAGAGGTCGGCGCCCACCAGGTTGGTGTAGATCAGATCGGCACCGGTAAAGTCCGTCGCCCGCAGATTGGCCTGGGCCAGGTCGGCGCCAGGCAGATAGGCGCCCGTCAGGTTCTCGCCGCTCAGATCGACGCCCGTCAGGTCACATTTCTTGCACTTGAGCTCGCTCAACAACAGGCGCTCATCACCAATATCGAAGGCTTGCGCCGGAACGGCGGCAAACCCCAAAACCACCCAAGCAGCCAAAAAGATCCGCATCGTTGTCCTCGGAGAATGTTGTTGCCCATAAACCGGCAGCGTTGGCCGGTAGGTGCCGTACCAAGCACCCATGTCTTCCCCATGGACGTAAGGCTAAACGACCTCGCTCGATTGCGCCACAGTTCACCGTTTTCGCGCCAAGATGGACCAGGTCCGGCAACCTTGCCTATGCCACAACCTTGCCTATAGTGCGCGCCACCGCCACATCATCAAAGAAGCGGCCGGCCGTGCCGCGCCGAGGAGGAGTTCCCATGAAGCTAAGCGACCCCACTCTGTTCCGCCAGCAGTGCTACATCGATGGCGCGTGGTGCGATGCCGATTCCGGCGAGTCCATCGATGTGCGCAACCCGGCCACTGGCGAGACATTGGGCACGATCCCGCGCATGGGCGCTGCCGAGACGCGGCGCGCGATCGAGGCGGCCGAGAAGGCCATGGTCGATTGGCGCGCCAAGACCGCCAAGGAGCGCGCGGTCATCCTGCGCAAGTGGTTCGACCTGATGATGGAGAACCAGGAAGACTTGGCCGTCATGATGACCATGGAGCAGGGCAAGCCGTTGGCCGAGGCGCGCGGCGAGATCGCCTATGCCGCTTCGTTCATCGAGTGGTTCGCCGAGGAGGGCAAGCGCATCTATGGCGAGACCATTCCGACCCACATGACGGACCGGCGCATTGTGGTGATGAAGGAACCGATCGGTGTCGTCGGCGCGATCACGCCATGGAACTTCCCATCGGCCATGATCACCCGCAAGGCCGCCCCGGCGCTTGCCGCCGGCTGCACCTTTGTCGGTAAGCCCGCGACCGAGACGCCGTATTCGGCCTTCGCGTTGTGCGAACTTGCCGAACGTGCCGGCATCCCGAAGGGTGTGCTCAGCATCCTCTCCGGCAAGTCTAGCGAGATTGGCGAGGAGCTGACCAAGAACCCGATTGTCAGGAAGATCACCTTCACGGGCTCGACCTCGATCGGCAAAAAGCTGATGGAGCAATCTTCCTCGACCGTCAAAAAGGTAACCATGGAGCTGGGTGGCAACGCGCCGTTTTTGGTCTTTGAGGACGCCGATATGGAAGCCGCCGTCGAGAACGCGCTCGCTTGCAAGTTCCGCAACATGGGCCAGACCTGCGTCTGCGCCAACCGCATCTACGTGCAGTCAGGCGTCTATGACGAGTTTGCCGAGAAGTTTGCCGCCAAGGTCAAGACCATGAAGGTCGGCAACGGTCTCGACGACGGCGTGGTGCAGGGTCCGCTGATCAACGAGGCGGCCATTGAAAAGGTCGAGGAGCACCTGGAAGATGCCACCGGCAAGGGCGCGCGCGTGCTGGCCGGCGGTAAGCGTCACGATCTCGGCGGTACGTTCTATGAGCCGACCGTCGTCGCCGATGTCGATCCGCAGATGATGGTGGCGCGCGACGAGACCTTCGGACCGCTCGCCCCGCTGTTCCGTTTCGAGACTGAGGATGAGGCGATCCAGCTCGCCAACGACACGGAGTTCGGCCTGGCGTCCTATTTCTTCAGCCGCGATTTGGGCCGGGTCTGGCGTGTCTCCGAGGGACTTGAGTACGGCATTGTTGGTGTCAATACCGGCATCATCTCGACCGAGGTGGCGCCGTTCGGCGGCGTCAAGGAATCGGGTATCGGACGCGAAGGCAGCCATATCGGGATCGAGGAGTATGTCGAGACCAAGTATGTCTGCATGGCGGGTGTGAACGGCTGACCGAAACGACCACCCATAACCCGGCGGTGCCCGACCCGGATATAGTCCGGGTTGATGATCTGGTCTTTGACTACCCGACCCAGCGCGCGCTCTATGGCGTGTCGTTCGAGGTAACCAAGGGCAGCGTGACGGCCCTGGTCGGGCCCAACGGCGCCGGCAAGACGACACTGATGCGCTGTATGGCCGCGCTGGAGACGCCGTTTGAGGGGCGGGTTACGATCGGCGGCGACGACATCCACGAAGATCCGCGCGCCAGTCACCGTCAGATCGGATATCTCTCGGACTTTTTCGGCCTCTATGACGACCTGACGGTCAGCCAGTGCCTGCGTCACGCGGCGGCCATGCACGGCCTGAGCCTTGTCGAAGAGCGGGCAGCGGTTGACCGCGTCGTCGATCTGCTTGATCTCAGGGAGCTCGCCACTAAGAAAGCTGGCGAGATGTCGCGCGGCCAGCGTCAGCGTCTGGGGATCGCGCAGGCCATCATTCATGATCCGCCGATGGTGTTGCTGGACGAGCCGGCCTCGGGTCTTGATCCGCTTGCCCGCCAATCCTTGTCGGGGCTGTTGCTGCGCCTGCGCGAACGCGGCATGACGCTGATCGTCTCGTCACACATCCTGGCTGAGCTGGAAGACTATTCGAGCCACGCGTTGGTCCTCGACCACGGGCGGCTTGTCGACCACCGCGCGCTTAGCGGTGACACGAGCCATGTGCGTCTTCGCCTGGATGTCGTCGAAAACACCGAAGCGCTCGCGGCCTTTTTGAAGGCGCGGACCGGTATCGACGAACTGGTTCTGGATGACGGTGGCGCGACGTTTCGCGCCCTGCGCGATGTCGGTTTCCGCCGCGATCTCCTGCGTGATCTCGTCGGTGTCGGCGTACCTGTGATCGGTCTCAAAGAAGAAACGCTAGGCTTGCGCGAGATCTATCGCGAGGTCGCCTCGGGCAAGGGGGCGGGCTCATGAGACTCAATCCGGAGTTCCGCCGCTATATGTGGATGGAGCTGTCGCCGTTCCGCGTCATTGGCATGCCGGTGGTGCTCGGTGGCATCTTCCTGTTGGCCGGTATCGCGACTCATGAAAGCGGCGAACCCGCCGGCGGCACCGATATGTATGAGACGCTTGTCGGCACCGCGATCGTCGTGGCCATCCTGATTTTGCTCTTCTGGAGCACGCGGCTTGCAGCCAGCGCCCTGGTCCAGGAAATCGCTGACAAGACATGGGACGCCCAACGCCTCTCGTCGCTCGGCCCCTGGGGCATGACATGGGGCAAGCTCATCGGCAGCACCGTCTACGCCTGGTACGGCACCTTCCTGGCATTGCTCGTCATGTGTGTCTCATTCGCCATGTGGGACAGCATCAGCGGTGGCGTTGCGCGCACTTTTGGCGCGGAAGTCGGTGTTGTCATTCTCCAATCGATCATTGGTTTGATCGCGTTCGGCATCATGGTGCAGGCAACGGCGCTCGTTGCCGCTTTAACCGCCATGCACCAGCGCGAGAAGACACGGCGCTTCGACGTCAGTCTCGCCCAGTTCGCCGCGCTGGTCGTCGCCATCGTCGTGTCGTCGATGCTGGACCGCTACATCGATGGGCCGGCGGTCTGGTATGGCGCGGCCGTCGACGGTCGGTGGTTTGCCGTGGTCAGCGTCATCGTCTTTGCGTTATGGGCGGTCGTCGGCGTCTGGCGGCGTATGCAGATCGAACTGCAGGTCCGGACCTTGCCCGTTGTGTGGCCGGTCTTCGTCATCTTTCTCGCCGCGTGGATGGCCGGCCTGGCGTGGCCGGAACGTCTCACCGGCAGCTACCGCTACGTCTTTCCGATCGTCTTCGGCACTGTCATCATCATCTTTGCGAGTTACGTGCCCGCGCTCTTCGAACGGCTGGATCCCGTCCGTATCCGTCAGCTCTTCGCATCCATGCGCGAAGGTCGGTTTGGCGGTGTGCTGGCCGGTGCGCCGCTATGGTTGATCAACCATGGCGTCGCCCTGATCGCCGTCGCGGCAACGACCGTCTACATCGTGACCTTGCCGAAGGAGGACGCCGCCGCCACGGCATTCAACATGTGGGCTAGTGACGGCACGACCATGGCGACCGTTGCCGGTACGCTGATCGCGCTCTTCCTCTTCGTGACACGCGA includes these proteins:
- the glmS gene encoding glutamine--fructose-6-phosphate transaminase (isomerizing) translates to MCGIIGIIGTREAAPILVDGLKRLEYRGYDSAGIATLVNSHIEGCRAPGKLANLEAKLLVDPVPGTVGIGHTRWATHGEPTETNAHPHMTEKVAVVHNGIIENFRELRDELIAEGRNFQSDTDTEVVPQLITHLMQQGRTAREAVAEALPRLRGAFALGILVAGEDQIMIGARRGSPLAVGWGDGEMFLASDALALAPYTQRVSYLEDDDWVEVTREGATVFDGTGNQVERPVIVTQLSGAAIGKGNYRHFMAKEIHEQPEVVGQTLHAYYDALNDRAEFPGLDIDLFEVPKITLVACGTASLAALTAKYWLESLARIPVEVDVASEFRYRQAPMPKGGMALFVSQSGETADTLAALRYAREQDQYIVTLTNTPTSTMARESDHVLLTRAGPEIGVAATKTFTCQLVVLATLAVVAAEARGTIDRGEAAKKLAALGDLPSAMSEVLKSEAAIEEVARSLNEARDVLYLGRGPSYPIALEGALKLKEISYIHAEGYASGEMKHGPIALIDEHVPVIVIAPSDELFEKSVSNLEEVAARKGRIILITDEAGAQAAGGSAEHVITVPQVDPFVSPLVTCLPVQLLSYHAAVLRGTDVDQPRNLAKSVTVE
- a CDS encoding pentapeptide repeat-containing protein; translation: MRIFLAAWVVLGFAAVPAQAFDIGDERLLLSELKCKKCDLTGVDLSGENLTGAYLPGADLAQANLRATDFTGADLIYTNLVGADLSNADLANANVGGADMTGANLSGADMTFAGMEGTILNNAILTGVTFEGADLSFAELKGATLDAGALTGAVLCHTVLPDGSRDQSGC
- the gabD gene encoding NADP-dependent succinate-semialdehyde dehydrogenase translates to MKLSDPTLFRQQCYIDGAWCDADSGESIDVRNPATGETLGTIPRMGAAETRRAIEAAEKAMVDWRAKTAKERAVILRKWFDLMMENQEDLAVMMTMEQGKPLAEARGEIAYAASFIEWFAEEGKRIYGETIPTHMTDRRIVVMKEPIGVVGAITPWNFPSAMITRKAAPALAAGCTFVGKPATETPYSAFALCELAERAGIPKGVLSILSGKSSEIGEELTKNPIVRKITFTGSTSIGKKLMEQSSSTVKKVTMELGGNAPFLVFEDADMEAAVENALACKFRNMGQTCVCANRIYVQSGVYDEFAEKFAAKVKTMKVGNGLDDGVVQGPLINEAAIEKVEEHLEDATGKGARVLAGGKRHDLGGTFYEPTVVADVDPQMMVARDETFGPLAPLFRFETEDEAIQLANDTEFGLASYFFSRDLGRVWRVSEGLEYGIVGVNTGIISTEVAPFGGVKESGIGREGSHIGIEEYVETKYVCMAGVNG
- a CDS encoding ABC transporter ATP-binding protein produces the protein MPDPDIVRVDDLVFDYPTQRALYGVSFEVTKGSVTALVGPNGAGKTTLMRCMAALETPFEGRVTIGGDDIHEDPRASHRQIGYLSDFFGLYDDLTVSQCLRHAAAMHGLSLVEERAAVDRVVDLLDLRELATKKAGEMSRGQRQRLGIAQAIIHDPPMVLLDEPASGLDPLARQSLSGLLLRLRERGMTLIVSSHILAELEDYSSHALVLDHGRLVDHRALSGDTSHVRLRLDVVENTEALAAFLKARTGIDELVLDDGGATFRALRDVGFRRDLLRDLVGVGVPVIGLKEETLGLREIYREVASGKGAGS